The Enterococcus rotai genome includes a window with the following:
- a CDS encoding nicotinate-nucleotide adenylyltransferase has product MGTNTNAVLKAEVIVEEAELFQKRKQVGILGGNFNPVHLAHLVMADQVQQQLGLDKVYLMPTYLPPHVDEKKTIDSQHRLAMLELAITDNHNLAVEPIELFRKGKSYTYDTMKALTQNNPDTDYYFIIGGDMVEYLPKWYKIDELLTLTNFVGIRRPHYGTITPYPIMWVDVPQMDISSTLIREKIKNGCSTRYLLPDSVIHYIEEKELYVDGF; this is encoded by the coding sequence ATGGGGACAAATACGAATGCAGTATTAAAAGCAGAAGTAATTGTGGAAGAAGCAGAGCTTTTTCAAAAGCGTAAACAGGTAGGAATATTAGGTGGAAATTTTAATCCAGTTCATTTGGCTCATTTAGTGATGGCCGATCAAGTGCAACAACAGCTGGGGCTTGATAAAGTCTATTTGATGCCTACTTATTTACCACCTCATGTAGATGAAAAAAAGACGATCGATAGTCAACACCGATTAGCAATGCTAGAGCTTGCAATTACGGATAATCATAATTTAGCAGTTGAGCCGATCGAGTTGTTCCGTAAAGGAAAAAGTTACACATACGACACGATGAAAGCTTTAACACAAAATAATCCGGATACAGATTACTATTTTATCATTGGTGGAGACATGGTAGAATATTTACCAAAGTGGTATAAGATCGATGAGTTATTGACATTAACTAATTTTGTCGGTATCCGCCGTCCTCATTACGGAACGATCACACCTTATCCAATTATGTGGGTGGATGTACCTCAAATGGATATTAGTTCAACTCTTATTCGGGAAAAGATCAAAAATGGTTGTTCTACACGCTACTTACTACCTGATAGTGTGATACACTATATAGAAGAAAAGGAGCTGTATGTAGATGGATTTTAG
- the yqeK gene encoding bis(5'-nucleosyl)-tetraphosphatase (symmetrical) YqeK, translating to MDFSGKYTSFKREELMQEVQMHMSERRFQHVLGVEETAVALAAKYGASEEKASIAALTHDYAKERPNEEFEMIIQRDGYDQELLHYGNAIWHGLVGASMVQRELGINDEEILEAIRLHTTGAAKMSLLDKIIYVADYIEPGRNFPGVKEARELALVDLDEAVAYETKHTLVHLIEQEQKIYPKTIETYNYWVVGKAEQSV from the coding sequence ATGGATTTTAGTGGTAAATACACCTCGTTCAAACGAGAAGAATTGATGCAAGAAGTTCAGATGCATATGAGTGAACGCCGTTTTCAACATGTTTTAGGTGTGGAAGAGACTGCAGTAGCTTTAGCCGCTAAGTACGGTGCTTCAGAAGAAAAAGCAAGTATTGCAGCCTTAACGCACGACTACGCTAAAGAACGTCCGAATGAGGAATTTGAAATGATTATTCAGCGAGACGGTTATGATCAGGAGCTGTTACATTACGGCAATGCCATTTGGCACGGACTCGTTGGCGCAAGTATGGTCCAAAGAGAACTAGGTATTAATGATGAAGAAATTTTAGAAGCAATTCGCTTACATACCACTGGTGCTGCTAAAATGAGTTTGTTGGATAAAATTATATATGTAGCAGACTATATCGAACCAGGTCGTAATTTTCCAGGTGTCAAAGAAGCTCGTGAATTGGCTTTAGTTGACTTGGATGAAGCCGTTGCATATGAAACAAAACATACATTAGTTCACCTTATCGAACAAGAACAAAAAATCTATCCAAAGACGATTGAAACATATAATTATTGGGTAGTAGGAAAAGCTGAGCAAAGTGTTTAG
- a CDS encoding acetyl-CoA carboxylase biotin carboxylase subunit, translating to MFSKVLIANRGEIAVRIIRACRELGVQTVAVYSEADKEALHAQLADEAICIGPAKAADSYLNVQSVLSAAIVTNAEAIHPGFGFLSENSQFAAMCEECNITFIGPKAATIDAMGNKINARELMQKANVPVIPGSTGVINSVEEALTIAADIGYPVMLKAAAGGGGKGIRKVLSKEELPQHFTSAQQEAKAAFGNDDMYLEKIIYPARHIEVQILGDQYGHVIHLGERDCSLQRNNQKVLEESPSIAISPEKRQLLGETAVRAAKAVQYENAGTIEFLMDKSGEFYFMEMNTRIQVEHPVTEMVTGIDLVKAQLKIASGEELPYTQEDITITGHAIECRINAENPAFNFAPSPGKIKNLLLPSGGMGLRVDSAMYSGYTIPPFYDSMIAKVIVHGEDRMDALMKMQRALHEIVTDGIITNAEFQLDLITHKNVLAGDYDTSFLQETFLPNWEPESDN from the coding sequence ATGTTTTCAAAAGTTTTAATTGCAAATAGAGGAGAAATCGCTGTTCGAATCATTCGAGCATGTCGTGAATTAGGAGTGCAAACTGTAGCGGTCTATTCCGAAGCAGATAAAGAAGCACTGCACGCACAGCTTGCAGATGAAGCAATCTGTATTGGGCCAGCGAAAGCAGCTGATTCTTATTTAAATGTTCAAAGCGTATTAAGCGCAGCGATTGTAACAAATGCTGAAGCAATTCATCCAGGTTTTGGATTTTTATCGGAAAATAGTCAGTTTGCAGCAATGTGTGAAGAGTGCAATATTACTTTTATTGGTCCAAAAGCTGCAACGATCGATGCGATGGGAAATAAAATCAATGCCCGAGAATTGATGCAAAAGGCGAATGTGCCAGTTATTCCTGGAAGCACAGGTGTCATCAATTCAGTTGAAGAAGCGTTGACGATTGCAGCTGATATTGGCTATCCCGTTATGCTAAAAGCTGCCGCTGGTGGTGGTGGTAAAGGGATCCGTAAAGTATTGAGCAAAGAAGAATTACCGCAACACTTTACTTCAGCACAACAAGAAGCGAAAGCAGCTTTTGGTAATGACGATATGTATCTGGAAAAAATTATTTACCCAGCACGACATATTGAAGTGCAGATTTTAGGCGATCAATATGGTCATGTGATTCATTTAGGCGAACGTGATTGTTCTTTACAAAGAAATAATCAAAAAGTGTTAGAAGAATCACCTTCAATTGCAATTTCACCTGAAAAACGTCAATTATTAGGTGAAACAGCTGTTCGTGCAGCCAAAGCCGTACAATATGAAAATGCTGGAACAATCGAATTTTTGATGGATAAATCTGGTGAATTTTATTTTATGGAAATGAACACTCGAATTCAAGTTGAGCATCCTGTGACAGAAATGGTTACAGGGATCGATCTTGTTAAAGCTCAATTAAAAATTGCTTCCGGGGAAGAGTTACCTTATACCCAAGAAGATATTACGATTACGGGGCATGCGATTGAATGTCGAATCAACGCTGAAAACCCAGCATTTAACTTTGCTCCTTCTCCAGGGAAAATCAAAAATCTGCTGCTACCAAGTGGCGGTATGGGCTTAAGAGTAGATAGTGCAATGTATTCCGGCTATACGATTCCGCCTTTTTATGATTCAATGATCGCTAAGGTGATCGTTCATGGGGAAGATCGCATGGATGCTTTGATGAAGATGCAACGGGCGTTACATGAGATTGTGACAGATGGAATTATCACAAATGCAGAATTTCAGCTAGATTTGATTACTCATAAAAACGTGCTCGCTGGTGATTACGATACAAGCTTTTTACAAGAAACATTTTTACCAAATTGGGAACCAGAAAGCGATAATTAA
- the rsfS gene encoding ribosome silencing factor has translation MLEIAVKAADSKRAEEIVALDVHEISLLADYFMICQATSERQINAIVEEIIEKEEEAQVEVKRIEGKDGGKWVLIDLGDIIVHVFQSAERGFYNLEKLWSDAPMVDLHAWVE, from the coding sequence ATTTTAGAAATCGCTGTAAAAGCAGCTGATTCAAAAAGAGCAGAGGAAATTGTCGCATTAGATGTACATGAGATTTCACTTTTAGCAGATTACTTTATGATTTGCCAAGCAACAAGTGAACGTCAAATCAATGCCATCGTGGAAGAAATTATTGAAAAAGAAGAAGAAGCACAGGTTGAAGTAAAACGAATTGAAGGGAAAGATGGCGGTAAATGGGTCTTGATCGATTTAGGCGATATTATCGTTCACGTCTTCCAATCAGCAGAACGCGGGTTTTATAACTTAGAAAAACTTTGGTCAGACGCACCAATGGTCGACCTTCACGCTTGGGTCGAGTAA
- a CDS encoding YqeG family HAD IIIA-type phosphatase — MFSKFKPTWMVDAIYKITPNQLKNLGIKAVLTDLDNTLIAWNNPDGTEELLSWILEMKNAGIPVIVVSNNKSSRIKRAVEKFDLEYVSRALKPSTRGFREAEKKLNLKPEELVMVGDQIMTDIRGANAAGIRNILVRPIVDTDGWNTKINRFFERKIMKHLAKKHPDMIWKGGLE; from the coding sequence ATGTTTTCAAAATTTAAACCAACTTGGATGGTAGATGCGATTTATAAAATCACACCGAACCAATTAAAAAATTTAGGGATCAAGGCAGTATTGACTGATTTAGACAATACCTTGATTGCGTGGAATAATCCAGACGGGACTGAAGAATTACTATCATGGATCCTCGAAATGAAAAATGCTGGAATTCCAGTTATCGTTGTATCAAATAATAAATCTAGCCGTATTAAACGAGCAGTTGAAAAATTTGATTTAGAATATGTATCTAGAGCGTTAAAACCGTCAACTAGAGGTTTCAGAGAAGCTGAAAAGAAATTAAATTTAAAGCCAGAAGAATTAGTAATGGTTGGTGATCAAATCATGACTGATATTCGTGGTGCAAATGCTGCTGGGATCAGAAATATTTTAGTTCGTCCGATTGTTGATACTGATGGTTGGAATACGAAAATCAATCGATTTTTTGAACGGAAAATCATGAAACATTTAGCGAAGAAACATCCAGATATGATATGGAAAGGCGGACTAGAATGA
- a CDS encoding class I SAM-dependent DNA methyltransferase produces the protein MAYETFAFVYDEVMDDSLYNEWLEFSKRHLPDGKMDVLEMACGTGALAVNFAKAGFTVTALDLSEEMLMMASKRAAEEEVHVQFVQGNMMDLSEMGQYHAITCFSDSLCYMANRQEVQQVFDDVYQALEDDGVFIFDVHSIYQVDKVFPEYSYHYQTEEFAFLWDSYPGEKEHSIEHFLTFFVKEHENDELFIRQDELHQERTYTMENYLMMLESAGFMNVEVYADFTDEAPTEESRRWFFVCKK, from the coding sequence ATGGCTTATGAAACATTTGCTTTTGTCTATGACGAGGTAATGGATGATAGTCTTTATAATGAATGGCTGGAATTTTCAAAACGTCATTTACCAGATGGGAAAATGGATGTTTTAGAAATGGCTTGCGGGACTGGCGCATTAGCTGTAAATTTTGCCAAAGCAGGCTTTACAGTCACAGCTTTGGATTTATCCGAAGAAATGCTGATGATGGCCAGTAAACGAGCTGCAGAAGAAGAAGTTCATGTTCAGTTTGTCCAAGGAAATATGATGGATTTATCTGAAATGGGTCAATATCATGCAATCACTTGTTTTTCTGATTCATTATGTTATATGGCAAACCGTCAAGAAGTCCAACAAGTATTTGACGATGTATATCAAGCTTTGGAAGATGACGGTGTCTTTATTTTTGACGTTCATTCGATCTATCAAGTAGATAAAGTGTTCCCAGAATACAGTTATCATTACCAAACAGAAGAATTTGCCTTTTTATGGGATAGTTATCCTGGTGAAAAAGAGCATAGTATTGAACATTTTCTAACGTTCTTTGTCAAAGAACATGAGAATGATGAACTGTTTATTCGGCAGGATGAACTGCATCAAGAAAGAACCTATACAATGGAAAATTATTTGATGATGCTGGAAAGTGCTGGCTTTATGAATGTTGAGGTCTATGCTGACTTCACAGATGAAGCTCCAACAGAAGAAAGCAGACGTTGGTTTTTCGTTTGTAAAAAATAA
- the yqeH gene encoding ribosome biogenesis GTPase YqeH, whose protein sequence is MSDMEAIHCIGCGAVIQTEHPNELGYTPKAAFEKGMETGEVYCQRCFRLRHYNDIQDVQLTDDDFLRLLNELGKEDALIVNVVDIFDFNGSLIPGLHRFIGDNPVLMVGNKVDILPKSLKKPKMIQWMRERAHEEGLRPVDVLLTSAKKPQEMEHLLKTIEKYRDGKDVYVVGVTNVGKSTLINQIIKQTAGVQDVITTSQFPGTTLDKIEIPLDDGHFLIDTPGIIHRHQMAHYLGKKDLKIIAPQKEIKPKVYQLNPEQTLFLGGLARFDFIQGERSSFIAYVSNDLAIHRTKLVTADAFYEKHVGGLLQPPRPDEVSEFPELVRFEFSIKEKTDIVFAGLGWITVTEPCVVAGWAPKGVDVLRRKALI, encoded by the coding sequence ATGAGTGATATGGAAGCAATTCACTGTATCGGCTGTGGTGCAGTCATTCAAACGGAACACCCGAATGAATTAGGCTATACGCCAAAAGCTGCATTTGAAAAAGGGATGGAAACAGGGGAAGTTTATTGCCAACGTTGTTTTCGTTTAAGACATTATAATGATATTCAAGATGTTCAATTAACAGACGATGATTTTTTACGTTTGCTAAATGAATTAGGAAAAGAGGATGCATTGATCGTCAATGTAGTGGATATTTTTGATTTTAACGGATCATTAATTCCAGGACTACATCGTTTTATTGGCGATAATCCTGTTTTGATGGTAGGGAATAAAGTCGATATTTTACCTAAATCATTAAAGAAGCCTAAGATGATTCAATGGATGAGAGAACGTGCTCATGAAGAAGGCTTACGTCCTGTTGATGTATTATTGACAAGTGCTAAAAAACCGCAGGAAATGGAGCATTTACTTAAAACGATCGAAAAATATCGTGATGGTAAAGATGTTTATGTGGTCGGGGTAACGAATGTTGGTAAATCAACATTGATCAATCAAATCATCAAACAGACAGCTGGAGTTCAAGATGTTATTACAACATCGCAATTTCCGGGAACAACATTGGATAAAATTGAAATTCCTTTAGATGATGGCCATTTTTTGATCGATACACCGGGAATTATTCATCGCCATCAAATGGCGCATTACCTTGGTAAAAAAGACTTAAAAATTATCGCACCGCAAAAAGAGATCAAACCTAAGGTGTATCAACTAAACCCTGAACAAACATTATTTTTAGGTGGGTTGGCCCGATTTGATTTCATTCAAGGAGAGCGTAGTTCATTTATTGCCTACGTATCAAATGATTTAGCAATTCACCGAACTAAATTAGTGACAGCTGACGCCTTTTATGAGAAACATGTTGGCGGTTTGTTACAACCACCACGTCCTGATGAAGTGTCAGAATTTCCTGAATTGGTTCGTTTTGAATTTTCTATCAAAGAAAAAACAGATATTGTTTTTGCCGGACTAGGCTGGATCACGGTCACAGAACCATGTGTGGTTGCTGGCTGGGCACCAAAAGGCGTCGACGTTTTAAGAAGAAAAGCCTTGATTTAA
- a CDS encoding VOC family protein, with amino-acid sequence MAVTIKKASINLFVPDTEIAMTLYEKIFDAKNIKLVLAEEGNSARFSIGESLFALADEQPENGGKSPLTLQGVPLCIQLICDNVEELVEKTLAAGCTLDMPITVVPNKFKVANIKDPFGFIWSISEVYTY; translated from the coding sequence ATGGCTGTTACAATCAAAAAAGCATCAATCAATCTTTTTGTCCCTGATACAGAAATTGCAATGACACTTTATGAAAAAATATTCGATGCAAAGAATATAAAATTGGTGCTTGCGGAAGAAGGAAACTCTGCTCGTTTCAGCATTGGTGAAAGTTTGTTTGCTTTAGCCGATGAACAACCAGAAAACGGCGGAAAATCACCTTTGACATTGCAGGGAGTACCGCTTTGTATCCAGTTGATTTGTGATAATGTTGAAGAGCTTGTTGAAAAAACATTGGCTGCTGGCTGTACTTTAGACATGCCCATCACTGTTGTGCCAAATAAATTTAAAGTGGCAAATATCAAAGATCCATTTGGTTTTATCTGGTCGATTTCAGAAGTCTATACTTATTGA
- a CDS encoding nucleotidyltransferase: protein MRSCGIIVEYNPFHNGHQYHAEMARKLSGADIVIAVMSGNFLQRGEPAIIDKWTRAKEALNHGVDLVIELPFAYAVQSADYFASGGVKLLQDLQCDDLCFGTDNQSELDYELFGNFVHNHQKEIDQAYQEIKNNGMSYPQQMTEVFRKFYPNDAFDFSSPNHILGLSYAKENATYEKPMTLYPLKREAAGYHDTKIYQHFASATAIRNAVFSEELDQVKRVLPTQVAIDLSSSPTVSWEEYWPLLKYKVLSSSLVELREIYQMKEGIEYRLQEAAKIADSFHQFIEQAKTKRYTWTRLQRLATYILVNVKQCEIESVRQNNYIHVLGFTEQGQRFLKEKKKNLSLPLITKISKNLSTQLALDIRSNQLYQLGSDRILEQSFGRFPIRVS, encoded by the coding sequence ATGAGAAGTTGTGGCATTATTGTTGAATATAATCCTTTCCATAATGGACATCAGTATCACGCTGAAATGGCACGGAAACTGAGTGGTGCAGATATTGTGATTGCTGTGATGAGTGGGAACTTTTTACAACGAGGCGAACCAGCTATTATTGATAAATGGACACGTGCCAAAGAAGCGCTCAATCATGGCGTGGATTTAGTGATTGAATTGCCATTCGCATATGCCGTACAGTCAGCTGATTATTTTGCATCAGGTGGAGTAAAGCTATTGCAAGACTTGCAGTGTGATGATTTGTGCTTTGGTACGGATAATCAATCAGAGCTGGATTATGAGCTCTTTGGAAATTTTGTACACAATCATCAAAAGGAAATTGATCAAGCCTACCAAGAAATCAAAAATAATGGCATGAGTTATCCACAGCAAATGACAGAGGTTTTTCGCAAATTTTATCCAAATGATGCATTCGATTTTTCTTCTCCCAATCATATTTTAGGTTTAAGTTATGCGAAAGAGAATGCAACGTATGAAAAGCCAATGACGTTATATCCTTTAAAACGGGAGGCAGCTGGTTATCACGATACTAAAATATATCAACATTTTGCGAGTGCTACAGCCATTAGAAACGCTGTTTTTTCAGAGGAATTAGATCAAGTTAAACGAGTGTTACCAACACAAGTGGCGATCGATTTGAGTAGTTCACCGACAGTCTCTTGGGAAGAGTATTGGCCATTATTAAAATATAAAGTACTTAGCAGCTCTCTAGTAGAACTCCGAGAGATTTATCAGATGAAAGAAGGCATCGAGTATCGTTTGCAAGAAGCCGCAAAAATAGCTGATTCTTTTCATCAGTTTATAGAACAAGCTAAGACCAAACGTTACACATGGACACGTTTGCAACGATTGGCAACCTATATTTTAGTCAATGTGAAACAATGTGAAATAGAGAGTGTCAGACAAAATAACTACATACACGTGTTAGGTTTTACAGAGCAAGGGCAACGTTTTTTAAAGGAAAAGAAAAAAAATCTAAGTTTGCCGCTTATCACTAAAATCTCTAAGAATTTGAGTACTCAATTAGCTTTAGATATTCGTAGTAATCAACTATATCAGTTAGGGAGCGATCGTATTTTAGAGCAGAGCTTTGGTCGTTTTCCGATCCGTGTCTCTTAA
- a CDS encoding YebC/PmpR family DNA-binding transcriptional regulator, which produces MGRKWANIKEKKAAKDANNSRVYAKFGIEIYVAAKSGDPDPQANQKLRFVIERAKTYNVPKHIIDRAIEKAKGSGDEQYSELRYEGFGPNGSMVIVDALTNNVNRTASDVRAAFGKNGGNMGVSGAVAYMFDHTGVIGFAADDADEILEYLMEKDIDVRDVTEEDGQIIVYTEPEDFHTVQEALKEKGIEDFSVSELEMIAQNDVELAGEDLEKFEHMIDVLEELDDVQKVYHNVDLD; this is translated from the coding sequence ATGGGTCGTAAGTGGGCAAATATTAAAGAGAAAAAAGCTGCCAAAGACGCAAATAACAGCCGAGTTTATGCAAAATTCGGAATTGAAATTTACGTAGCAGCGAAATCGGGTGATCCTGACCCTCAAGCAAATCAAAAATTACGGTTTGTTATCGAGCGCGCAAAAACATATAATGTACCAAAACATATCATTGACCGAGCGATCGAAAAAGCAAAAGGATCTGGCGATGAACAATATTCTGAATTACGTTATGAAGGATTTGGACCAAATGGCTCAATGGTTATCGTTGATGCATTGACTAACAACGTTAATCGTACAGCGTCAGATGTTCGTGCAGCCTTTGGGAAAAACGGCGGAAATATGGGTGTCAGCGGAGCTGTTGCTTATATGTTCGATCATACAGGTGTGATTGGATTTGCAGCTGATGATGCAGATGAAATTCTTGAGTATTTGATGGAAAAAGATATTGATGTTCGTGATGTGACTGAAGAAGATGGTCAAATCATTGTCTATACAGAACCAGAAGATTTTCATACAGTTCAAGAAGCTTTAAAAGAAAAAGGCATTGAAGATTTTTCCGTTTCTGAATTAGAAATGATTGCTCAAAATGATGTAGAATTAGCAGGAGAAGACTTAGAAAAATTTGAACATATGATTGATGTATTAGAAGAGCTTGATGATGTTCAAAAGGTGTATCATAACGTTGATTTAGATTAG
- the accD gene encoding acetyl-CoA carboxylase, carboxyltransferase subunit beta — MALFKKKNYIRINPNRAGDQSAVNKPTVPDNMWAKCPCCKRTLYTKDMGAEKVCPYCGYSFRIGAWERLALTVDEKSFEEWDTDLITKDPLTFPGYLDKIAIMQEKTELHEAVLTGKAKIDGQEIGIGVMDANFIMGSMGTVVGEKITRLFERATEQRLPVIIFTASGGARMQEGIFSLMQMAKISGALKRHSNADLFYITVLTDPTTGGVTASFAMDGDVILAEPQSLIGFAGRRVIEQTIRQELPDDFQKAEFLLDHGFVDKIVPRNQMQETLSKLIKIHTMKGWK; from the coding sequence ATGGCTTTATTTAAAAAGAAAAACTACATTCGAATCAATCCGAATCGCGCGGGCGACCAATCTGCTGTAAACAAACCTACAGTTCCAGATAATATGTGGGCTAAATGTCCTTGTTGCAAACGTACGCTCTATACAAAAGATATGGGGGCAGAAAAAGTCTGTCCTTATTGTGGTTATAGTTTTAGAATCGGTGCGTGGGAACGACTTGCCTTGACAGTCGACGAAAAAAGTTTTGAAGAATGGGATACAGATTTAATTACAAAAGATCCGTTAACCTTTCCAGGTTATTTAGATAAAATTGCGATAATGCAGGAAAAAACAGAACTTCATGAAGCTGTTTTAACTGGTAAAGCGAAAATCGATGGTCAAGAAATCGGGATCGGGGTAATGGATGCTAATTTTATCATGGGTAGTATGGGGACAGTCGTAGGCGAAAAAATTACCCGTCTGTTTGAACGTGCCACTGAACAACGCTTGCCTGTAATTATTTTTACCGCATCAGGTGGAGCAAGAATGCAAGAGGGGATTTTTTCTCTGATGCAGATGGCAAAAATCTCAGGTGCGCTTAAACGCCATAGTAATGCGGACTTATTTTATATCACAGTACTGACTGATCCAACAACTGGCGGTGTTACAGCTAGTTTTGCTATGGATGGGGATGTTATTTTAGCTGAACCGCAAAGTTTGATTGGTTTTGCTGGACGACGCGTGATCGAACAAACCATTCGTCAAGAATTACCAGATGATTTTCAAAAAGCCGAGTTTTTATTAGATCATGGATTTGTTGATAAGATTGTTCCTAGAAATCAAATGCAGGAAACACTTAGTAAACTAATAAAAATTCATACGATGAAAGGGTGGAAATAG
- a CDS encoding acetyl-CoA carboxylase carboxyl transferase subunit alpha, protein MEKTANDIVTLARAQDRYTSLEYIAAVFDDFIEFHGDRYFGDDLAVVGGVATLEDKPVTVVGIQKGRNLPENIERNFGAPHPEGYRKALRLMKQAEKFGRPVVTFINTAGAYCGIEAEERGEGEAIARNLIGMSDLSVPIIAIIIGEGGSGGALALAVADEVWMLEHTIYAVLSPEGFASILWKDGSRAKEAAELMKITATELKELTIIDRVIPEEMNGEVLEQPKINRMIQKALISKFTELSQLETDVLLENRYQRFRKY, encoded by the coding sequence ATGGAAAAAACAGCCAATGATATTGTCACCCTAGCTAGAGCGCAAGATCGCTATACGTCATTAGAATATATTGCGGCAGTCTTTGATGATTTTATAGAATTCCATGGTGATCGTTACTTTGGCGATGACTTGGCTGTTGTCGGTGGTGTTGCAACGTTAGAAGACAAGCCGGTGACGGTCGTTGGGATTCAAAAAGGGCGCAATTTACCTGAAAATATTGAACGGAATTTTGGCGCACCCCATCCTGAGGGATATCGTAAAGCCTTACGTTTAATGAAACAAGCTGAAAAATTCGGCCGACCAGTGGTTACGTTTATCAATACAGCAGGCGCTTATTGTGGAATTGAAGCAGAAGAGCGTGGTGAAGGTGAGGCAATTGCTAGAAATCTAATAGGAATGTCTGATTTAAGTGTGCCGATCATTGCAATTATTATTGGTGAAGGTGGCAGTGGCGGTGCATTAGCACTCGCAGTGGCTGATGAAGTTTGGATGTTAGAACACACGATCTACGCGGTGCTCTCTCCAGAAGGATTTGCTTCAATTCTTTGGAAAGATGGAAGTCGAGCTAAAGAAGCAGCTGAGTTAATGAAGATCACAGCAACAGAATTAAAAGAATTAACGATCATTGATCGTGTGATCCCAGAAGAAATGAACGGTGAAGTATTAGAACAACCAAAAATCAATCGAATGATTCAAAAAGCACTTATTAGTAAGTTTACTGAACTGTCTCAATTAGAAACGGATGTGCTTCTGGAAAATCGCTATCAGCGTTTTCGTAAATATTGA
- the yhbY gene encoding ribosome assembly RNA-binding protein YhbY: MDLRGKQKRFLRSQAHHLQPIFQIGKGGLNSAMVVQINEALEKRELIKVTLLQNTDEIAEDVAVALKADIHCDIVQIIGRVLVLFKPSSNEKYQKISKEVKAI; this comes from the coding sequence GTGGATTTAAGAGGAAAACAAAAGCGTTTTTTACGCAGCCAAGCTCACCATTTACAACCGATTTTTCAAATTGGTAAAGGCGGCTTGAACTCTGCGATGGTGGTACAAATCAATGAAGCGTTAGAAAAACGTGAATTGATCAAAGTCACTTTGTTACAAAATACTGATGAGATCGCTGAAGATGTGGCAGTGGCATTAAAAGCGGATATTCATTGTGATATCGTTCAAATCATTGGTCGTGTACTAGTATTATTCAAACCATCATCTAATGAAAAATATCAAAAGATCTCTAAAGAAGTTAAAGCAATTTAA
- the fabZ gene encoding 3-hydroxyacyl-ACP dehydratase FabZ has protein sequence MTIQEIKEVIPHRYPFLLLDTVEEIVVGEKVIAKKNVTINEPFFQGHFPGEPVMPGVLILEALAQAGAVALLAMPDFKGKTAYFGGIDKAKFRQKVVPGDTLMLEVEIMKVKSIAGIGKGTATVNGKKVAEAELTFMIG, from the coding sequence ATGACTATTCAAGAAATCAAAGAAGTCATTCCACATCGTTATCCTTTCTTATTGTTGGATACAGTTGAAGAAATCGTTGTTGGAGAAAAAGTTATTGCAAAGAAAAATGTTACAATCAATGAACCATTTTTTCAAGGTCACTTTCCGGGAGAACCCGTGATGCCAGGCGTTTTGATTTTGGAAGCACTAGCTCAAGCAGGTGCTGTAGCATTATTAGCGATGCCGGATTTTAAAGGCAAGACAGCCTACTTTGGCGGAATCGATAAAGCCAAATTTAGACAAAAAGTTGTTCCAGGTGATACTTTGATGTTAGAAGTAGAAATTATGAAAGTAAAATCAATAGCCGGCATCGGCAAAGGAACTGCAACTGTGAATGGGAAAAAAGTAGCGGAAGCAGAATTGACCTTTATGATTGGATAG